One part of the Microlunatus elymi genome encodes these proteins:
- a CDS encoding D-2-hydroxyacid dehydrogenase yields MSTPSPPPQIAVLCRDDQDRPPGLESLAGRVTFRFTDADGLPDAIAGADGLFVWDFFSPAVRAAWPRANRLRWLHVAAAGVDAVLFDELINSDVVVTNARGVFDQPIAEYVLAMILAETKQLHRTRQLQREHRWQHRETRSLAGQHALIVGTGGIGRATARLLTAAGLRVTGAGRVAVDEDPDFATVVESSALERNVGEVDHLIMVAPLTQATTGLINARVLAAMKPGSHLINVGRGPSVDEDALAAALRTGPIGAASLDVFCSEPLPDDHPFWELPNAFVSPHMSGDTDGWLCRLAGQFVDTAERWLDGRELINIVDKRRGYSAGGSARREPRR; encoded by the coding sequence GTGTCCACCCCGTCGCCGCCGCCGCAGATCGCCGTACTCTGCCGCGATGATCAAGATCGGCCGCCGGGCCTGGAGTCGCTGGCCGGTCGAGTGACGTTCCGCTTCACCGACGCGGACGGACTGCCGGACGCCATCGCCGGAGCGGACGGACTCTTCGTCTGGGACTTCTTCTCCCCCGCCGTCCGGGCCGCCTGGCCCCGAGCGAACCGGCTGCGCTGGTTGCATGTCGCGGCCGCGGGCGTGGACGCGGTGCTGTTCGACGAGTTGATCAACTCCGACGTGGTGGTGACCAACGCCCGCGGCGTCTTCGACCAGCCGATCGCGGAATACGTGCTGGCGATGATCTTGGCCGAGACCAAGCAACTGCACCGGACCAGACAACTGCAGCGCGAGCACCGCTGGCAGCATCGCGAGACCCGCTCGCTGGCGGGACAGCACGCCTTGATCGTGGGCACCGGCGGGATCGGCCGGGCCACCGCGCGACTGCTCACCGCGGCCGGTCTGCGGGTCACCGGCGCAGGCCGGGTGGCCGTCGACGAGGATCCGGATTTCGCCACTGTGGTGGAGAGTTCGGCCCTGGAGCGCAACGTCGGCGAGGTGGATCACTTGATCATGGTCGCGCCGTTGACACAAGCCACCACCGGCTTGATCAACGCACGGGTGCTCGCCGCGATGAAGCCCGGTTCGCATCTGATCAACGTCGGCCGCGGACCGTCGGTGGACGAGGACGCGTTGGCCGCGGCATTACGGACCGGCCCGATCGGCGCCGCCTCGCTGGACGTCTTCTGCTCCGAGCCGCTGCCCGATGATCATCCGTTCTGGGAGCTGCCCAACGCGTTTGTCAGTCCGCACATGTCCGGCGACACAGACGGCTGGCTGTGTCGGCTCGCCGGCCAGTTCGTCGACACCGCCGAGCGCTGGCTGGACGGCCGGGAGTTGATCAACATCGTGGACAAGCGGCGCGGCTACTCGGCCGGCGGGTCGGCCCGTCGGGAGCCGCGGCGATGA